One genomic region from Saprospiraceae bacterium encodes:
- a CDS encoding circularly permuted type 2 ATP-grasp protein, whose translation MQFAEKISTRLLTDYVANLSTYDEVIDQNGDVKPYWKSYFDKLDLIGLQELGLRNQEIVEKLKENGVTYNVYDAENGMNRPWKLDPIPFLVHQQEWHKIEAAIIQRAHLLDLILKDIYGPQSLVKNSIIPPELVFDNAGYLLPCFNKNAKQSPRLSLYGCDMARGPDHNMWLLDNRTSSPSGTGYTLENRTVISQIFPDIHANTFKQSLAPFFNQLQHSISNFEGPASENAHTVFLTPGPGNETYFEHVYLSTYLGYTLVQGSDLLVRDGYVWLKTIEKLSRVDVIIRRVDDAWCDPLELREDSLLGIPGLLQVVRSGKVSVINPIGAGVLENHGLLAFMENACKHFLNEPLLMNSIATWWCGQEKELDFVVANLHRLIIKKVNRKKGFKSIYGRTLSKDELSKLASMLRQHPTEYVAQEEVSLSTTPSLIDGKIVPRLAALRSYAVFDGQDYKVMQGGLTRSSPVQDKFVISNQLGGLSKDTWVVTDQASSVLDHSVSKTSLIKEQIHALPSRTAENLFWVGRLYERTLAFTNFLRIVIDRLNNANYQSEHQSEYITLILKAVTHLSNTYPGFTDEDSEIQLQPFNEIFSLITDQRRSGSVSYDLRSLIETIHVVSDKWNNDSSRIIALLRDTLQYLLRANPANMNKLTHSLEKLNIRLLAFYGNISSTFLRDHGFYLLETGIYIERIQGLISVIRSSFSFKQSDAAEHELVEVVLENHHLIAHYRNLYKSHLSLSTSLRMILLDSHLPFTLSYQLDMLADCLSKLPKNKDEYGLSKAEKNVLEANTLIKLSDIDLLIQYEEISEYRPALDKLLSKVYSLISAVTNQLTSQYFNHSTFHHTSMESEDISETDAI comes from the coding sequence ATCCAATTTGCAGAAAAAATATCGACCCGATTGCTCACTGATTATGTAGCCAATCTTTCAACTTATGACGAAGTCATCGATCAAAACGGTGATGTAAAACCATATTGGAAATCGTATTTTGATAAGTTAGACCTCATTGGACTCCAGGAACTTGGCCTTCGAAACCAGGAGATCGTCGAAAAGCTCAAAGAAAACGGCGTCACCTACAATGTATATGATGCTGAAAATGGCATGAACCGACCCTGGAAACTGGATCCAATCCCTTTTCTGGTTCACCAACAGGAATGGCATAAAATTGAAGCAGCCATCATCCAAAGGGCACACTTGCTTGATTTGATTTTAAAGGACATTTATGGACCACAATCATTGGTCAAAAACTCGATTATCCCTCCGGAATTGGTATTTGACAATGCGGGCTATTTGCTGCCTTGTTTTAATAAAAATGCGAAACAATCTCCCAGACTTTCGCTGTATGGTTGTGATATGGCTCGAGGACCTGATCATAATATGTGGTTATTAGACAACCGTACTTCGTCACCTTCAGGCACAGGGTACACTTTGGAAAATAGAACGGTGATTAGTCAGATATTTCCAGATATTCATGCCAATACGTTTAAGCAAAGTCTGGCCCCGTTTTTCAATCAATTACAACACTCCATCAGTAATTTTGAGGGGCCTGCCAGTGAAAATGCTCATACTGTCTTCCTGACTCCTGGTCCTGGCAATGAAACTTATTTTGAGCACGTATATTTGTCTACTTACCTGGGATATACCCTGGTGCAAGGATCAGATCTCCTTGTGCGGGATGGATATGTTTGGCTTAAAACCATTGAAAAACTCTCCCGGGTGGATGTCATCATAAGAAGAGTGGATGATGCCTGGTGTGACCCACTGGAGCTCAGAGAAGACTCGCTGTTGGGTATTCCCGGCTTGCTCCAGGTGGTGAGGTCCGGCAAAGTATCTGTGATCAATCCTATTGGTGCAGGGGTATTGGAAAATCACGGTTTGCTGGCGTTTATGGAAAATGCATGCAAGCACTTCCTTAACGAGCCATTATTGATGAATTCGATAGCGACCTGGTGGTGTGGTCAGGAAAAAGAATTAGACTTCGTCGTTGCCAACCTGCACCGGCTGATTATCAAAAAAGTTAATAGAAAAAAAGGATTTAAATCCATTTACGGTCGTACACTTTCAAAAGATGAGCTTTCAAAATTAGCCTCTATGCTTCGTCAGCATCCAACCGAGTATGTGGCTCAGGAAGAAGTCAGTCTATCCACTACCCCTTCCCTTATTGATGGCAAAATAGTGCCGCGACTGGCTGCTTTGCGTTCGTATGCAGTATTTGATGGTCAGGATTATAAGGTAATGCAAGGAGGACTTACCCGAAGCTCACCGGTGCAAGACAAATTTGTCATCTCCAATCAATTGGGTGGTCTGTCAAAAGATACCTGGGTGGTGACTGACCAGGCATCTTCCGTTTTGGATCACAGTGTGTCGAAGACATCGCTTATCAAAGAACAAATCCACGCGTTACCGAGCAGGACTGCTGAAAATTTGTTTTGGGTTGGTAGATTGTATGAACGTACGTTAGCTTTTACCAATTTTCTACGGATAGTCATAGATCGGCTTAATAATGCAAATTATCAATCAGAGCATCAATCAGAATATATCACCCTTATTTTAAAAGCAGTTACTCACCTGTCCAATACTTACCCGGGTTTTACAGATGAAGATTCAGAGATACAACTCCAACCTTTTAATGAAATTTTTTCATTGATCACCGATCAGCGAAGATCCGGCTCTGTTAGTTATGATTTGAGGTCGTTGATCGAAACCATCCATGTGGTGAGTGATAAATGGAATAACGATTCCAGCAGGATCATTGCTTTGCTGAGAGATACGCTTCAGTATCTTCTGAGAGCAAACCCTGCCAATATGAATAAATTGACTCACAGTCTTGAAAAACTAAATATTCGATTACTGGCTTTTTATGGCAATATATCATCCACTTTTTTGAGAGATCATGGTTTTTATTTGCTGGAGACAGGAATTTACATCGAAAGGATCCAGGGCTTGATATCTGTCATCAGATCTTCATTTAGCTTCAAACAATCAGATGCCGCTGAGCATGAATTAGTAGAAGTGGTCTTAGAAAATCATCATCTTATAGCCCACTATCGAAATCTCTATAAATCCCATCTCAGTCTTTCTACGAGCCTCAGAATGATATTGCTCGATAGTCACTTGCCATTCACCCTTTCTTATCAATTGGACATGTTAGCTGATTGCCTCTCCAAGCTGCCTAAAAACAAAGATGAATACGGGCTCAGTAAGGCGGAGAAAAATGTACTCGAAGCCAATACCTTGATCAAATTATCTGACATTGACTTATTGATCCAATACGAAGAGATCTCTGAGTACAGGCCAGCCCTGGATAAATTGCTCTCAAAAGTTTATAGTCTTATATCTGCTGTTACAAATCAACTGACTAGTCAGTATTTTAATCATTCTACTTTTCACCATACTTCCATGGAGTCGGAGGATATCTCAGAGACAGATGCGATATAA
- a CDS encoding transglutaminase family protein, with the protein MRYKLKHLTTYTYDHPVDNYHGVFCLQPLNLKNQICHSFQLLVNPIPNSITSRSDYFGNTKHYFSLHEAHKKLEVTSISEVEVISMPPLLINSISYLDAKGLFQQDTALRIELLQFMLPSRFTQWNEDVIAFAHSCFPTDVTLYEGARSLCQKIFTEFEFKSGFSTINTPIETILREKKGVCQDFTHLAIACLRSLGLAAKYVSGYLETKPPPGKEKLQGTDASHAWLAVYIPDMGWIEFDPTNNLIPTDRHIRTGFGRDYSDIAPVKGIYFGAGDQKIKVEVDVLPL; encoded by the coding sequence ATGCGATATAAATTAAAACACCTTACTACTTACACTTATGATCACCCCGTAGACAATTACCATGGTGTGTTTTGCCTTCAGCCCCTCAATTTAAAAAATCAAATCTGCCATTCTTTTCAATTGCTGGTCAATCCTATTCCCAACTCGATTACATCCAGGTCGGATTATTTTGGAAACACTAAACATTATTTTTCATTGCATGAAGCGCATAAAAAACTGGAAGTGACCTCTATTAGTGAGGTGGAGGTCATCTCTATGCCCCCCTTGTTGATCAATTCCATTTCCTATCTTGATGCCAAAGGTTTGTTCCAGCAGGATACTGCATTAAGAATAGAATTGCTCCAATTTATGCTTCCTTCAAGATTCACCCAATGGAACGAAGATGTTATCGCATTTGCCCATTCCTGCTTTCCCACTGATGTTACATTGTATGAAGGCGCCAGAAGCTTGTGCCAGAAAATTTTCACTGAATTTGAGTTTAAATCCGGATTCTCCACGATAAATACACCGATAGAGACTATTCTCCGGGAGAAAAAAGGTGTTTGCCAGGACTTTACTCATCTGGCTATAGCATGTCTCAGGAGCTTGGGGCTGGCTGCCAAATACGTGAGCGGGTATCTCGAAACCAAACCGCCTCCAGGCAAAGAAAAACTCCAGGGTACTGATGCTTCTCATGCCTGGCTGGCAGTCTATATCCCGGATATGGGATGGATAGAATTTGATCCAACCAATAATTTGATTCCGACTGACCGACATATCAGGACCGGCTTTGGCAGGGATTATAGTGACATCGCTCCTGTAAAAGGCATTTATTTTGGTGCAGGTGACCAAAAAATAAAAGTGGAAGTAGATGTCCTACCCTTGTAA
- a CDS encoding prephenate dehydratase: MSKENTDTKKPQPSPLNGVLRVAIQGYKGAFHDIAVRKYFGDHDIEVMEIDTFDKVVDMVKHREVHFGAMAIENTIYGMLMPNFNLLNRSNIFIDGEVYLRIKQNLIGWPGTRVEDLKEVYSHPIAIEQCRAYFKAYPHIKLIESVDTALSVREVKEKRIKTKGAIGSSLAADLYGLDILAPAIETNKKNFTRFLILEKKSKAAPEPGSNKASIILTVLDQFGSLHKVLSELAIRKANLTKIQSIPILGKPFEYAFWIDLVGEDQKHLNEAIDSVRSLSHEVKILGLYPKGKHYDH; encoded by the coding sequence ATGAGTAAAGAAAATACGGATACGAAGAAACCTCAGCCCTCTCCACTCAACGGCGTGCTGAGAGTTGCTATACAGGGATATAAAGGTGCTTTTCATGACATCGCTGTGCGAAAATACTTTGGAGACCATGACATCGAAGTGATGGAAATAGACACCTTTGACAAAGTCGTCGACATGGTCAAGCATCGTGAGGTACATTTTGGTGCCATGGCGATTGAAAATACAATATATGGCATGTTGATGCCCAATTTTAATCTACTCAATAGGTCCAATATATTTATAGATGGAGAAGTCTACCTGCGCATCAAACAAAACCTGATAGGCTGGCCTGGAACACGTGTAGAAGATTTAAAAGAAGTCTATTCCCATCCCATTGCTATCGAACAATGCAGAGCGTATTTCAAAGCCTATCCTCATATCAAACTTATCGAAAGTGTCGATACAGCCTTAAGTGTCCGTGAAGTGAAAGAAAAAAGAATCAAAACCAAAGGGGCTATAGGAAGCTCACTTGCAGCAGATTTGTATGGCCTCGATATTTTGGCCCCAGCTATAGAAACCAACAAGAAAAACTTTACCCGTTTTTTAATCCTCGAGAAAAAATCTAAAGCTGCTCCTGAGCCTGGTTCTAACAAAGCATCCATCATTCTGACAGTACTGGATCAGTTCGGTAGCCTTCACAAAGTCCTGTCCGAACTGGCGATTCGCAAAGCTAATCTCACTAAAATCCAATCTATCCCCATCTTAGGCAAACCTTTTGAGTATGCTTTTTGGATAGACCTGGTAGGGGAAGATCAAAAGCATCTCAACGAAGCCATAGACAGTGTAAGATCCTTGTCCCACGAAGTTAAAATCTTAGGCCTATACCCAAAAGGAAAACACTATGATCATTGA
- a CDS encoding aminotransferase class I/II-fold pyridoxal phosphate-dependent enzyme has protein sequence MIIEPSHRIATVEEYYFSTKLKQIAQMRAQGAEIINLGIGSPDLPPHPEVIETLNTWAHKPDAHGYQSYQGRPELRKAMADFYKKYFHTELNPDSEILPLIGSKEGIMHICMAFLNPGDKVLVPDPGYPTYSAAIKLAGATPIYYDLSPDKEWRLDLDDLAHVQPGEYKMMWINYPHMPTGQSADKPFLEKLLAWARQKNIILCNDNPYSFVLNEDYISLLSIEGAKDQAIELNSMSKAQNMAGWRVGMVATNKTWIDYILRFKSNMDSGMFLPMQMAAVKALQLGDDWYQQLNLIYYERKRHACRILDFLGCTYQADQKGMFLWAKVPDNIKDGYELSDRILADHHVFITPGGIFGKNGLHYVRISLCTTTDIFDQAYNRIESQHKQS, from the coding sequence ATGATCATTGAACCTTCTCATAGAATCGCTACCGTCGAAGAATACTATTTTTCGACCAAACTCAAGCAGATCGCGCAGATGCGCGCGCAAGGGGCTGAGATTATCAACCTGGGTATAGGGTCTCCGGATCTGCCACCACACCCTGAGGTGATCGAGACTTTGAATACCTGGGCTCATAAGCCCGATGCTCATGGCTATCAGAGTTATCAAGGCAGACCTGAGTTACGCAAAGCCATGGCCGATTTTTACAAAAAATATTTCCATACTGAGCTAAATCCAGACTCGGAGATACTACCTCTGATTGGATCCAAAGAAGGTATCATGCACATCTGCATGGCGTTTCTCAATCCTGGCGATAAAGTATTGGTGCCTGACCCTGGTTATCCGACTTATAGTGCCGCCATCAAACTGGCAGGTGCCACACCTATATATTACGATCTGTCACCTGACAAAGAATGGCGATTAGATCTGGATGACCTGGCCCATGTACAACCCGGTGAATACAAAATGATGTGGATCAATTATCCACATATGCCTACGGGCCAATCTGCAGATAAACCTTTTCTCGAAAAATTATTGGCCTGGGCCAGACAAAAAAATATCATTCTGTGTAATGACAATCCATACAGTTTTGTACTCAATGAGGACTATATCTCCCTCTTATCGATCGAAGGCGCCAAAGACCAGGCCATAGAACTCAACTCAATGAGTAAGGCCCAGAATATGGCTGGGTGGAGAGTTGGCATGGTCGCTACCAATAAGACCTGGATCGACTACATCCTGCGGTTTAAAAGCAATATGGATAGTGGCATGTTTTTACCTATGCAGATGGCTGCCGTCAAAGCTTTACAATTGGGTGATGATTGGTATCAACAGCTCAATCTGATCTATTATGAGCGTAAACGGCATGCCTGTCGCATTTTGGACTTTCTTGGTTGTACTTACCAGGCAGATCAAAAAGGTATGTTTCTATGGGCTAAGGTTCCTGATAATATCAAAGATGGTTATGAACTGAGTGATCGTATCCTCGCGGACCACCACGTATTTATTACTCCCGGTGGCATCTTTGGTAAAAATGGATTACACTACGTGAGAATATCTTTATGTACTACGACGGACATTTTTGACCAGGCTTATAATAGAATTGAATCACAACACAAACAATCGTAA
- a CDS encoding prephenate dehydrogenase translates to MKTMTVIGVGHIGGSFALASKKTGLIGTVIGVDLNASHLDQALQLKIIDQAMPMAEAINVSDLIVVAVPVNVIQHLLPQVLDLVTHQTVIDVGSTKEAILKTIEHHPNRKNFIATHPMAGTEFSGPEAAEADLFFGKTCVLIDIKDSDPAKVSQLESLLTAIGVKLVYLDAKSHDVHVAYVSHISHISSFALALTVLAKEKDENAIFELASGGFSSTVRLAKSNPDMWIPIFEQNKDNVLDVLDEHINTLSRFRSLLIKKDFKTFRSLIEEANQIKKILKN, encoded by the coding sequence ATGAAGACGATGACCGTGATCGGAGTAGGACATATAGGCGGCTCTTTTGCATTGGCTTCCAAAAAAACAGGACTCATCGGAACGGTGATTGGTGTAGATCTCAATGCCAGTCACCTCGATCAGGCACTTCAATTAAAAATTATTGATCAGGCTATGCCGATGGCTGAGGCTATAAATGTATCAGATCTGATCGTAGTAGCTGTGCCGGTTAATGTCATTCAGCATTTATTGCCCCAGGTATTGGACCTGGTGACACATCAAACCGTTATTGATGTTGGTTCGACTAAAGAAGCAATCTTAAAAACCATCGAGCATCATCCTAATAGAAAAAACTTCATAGCTACCCACCCGATGGCCGGTACAGAATTTTCAGGTCCCGAAGCAGCCGAAGCTGATTTGTTTTTTGGAAAAACCTGTGTACTTATAGATATTAAAGACAGTGATCCGGCCAAAGTAAGCCAACTGGAGTCTTTACTTACTGCGATAGGTGTCAAACTCGTGTATCTCGATGCCAAGTCACACGATGTACATGTAGCCTATGTATCGCATATATCCCATATCAGTTCTTTTGCCTTGGCACTGACTGTTTTGGCCAAAGAGAAAGACGAAAATGCCATATTTGAATTAGCCAGTGGTGGTTTTAGCTCCACCGTGAGGCTGGCAAAAAGTAATCCTGATATGTGGATCCCCATCTTTGAGCAAAATAAAGACAATGTCCTGGATGTACTCGACGAACACATTAATACCCTCTCCAGATTCAGAAGTCTATTGATCAAAAAGGATTTTAAAACCTTCAGATCCCTAATAGAAGAAGCCAATCAGATCAAAAAAATATTAAAAAATTGA
- a CDS encoding bifunctional 3-deoxy-7-phosphoheptulonate synthase/chorismate mutase type II, producing the protein METATLSTRPFVESGFKRPYLIAGPCSAETEEQVLATAAQIHAQGIIPDLFRAGIWKPRTRPGSFEGIGRPGLSWLKKVKEEYGWKTATEVANTQHVFDALKAGVDVLWVGARTTVNPFSVQEIADALVGVDIPVLIKNPINPDMSLWIGALERLKKAGITRLGVIHRGFSAFGKSIYRNTPRWEIPIELIRQYPDLFIICDASHICGNRPGLWEVAQKALDLNYDGLMIETHCNPDVAWSDAAQQVTGEGLKNILGRLVVRDEQSTDPKFLDNIEDIRHQIDVVDAELLNMLGERMKLADKIGMFKKLNNISILQSGRWNEIIEKTQDQGKKLGLGEEFISKILSAIHEESIDHQERVMNES; encoded by the coding sequence ATGGAAACAGCAACATTATCCACACGGCCATTCGTAGAATCCGGATTTAAAAGGCCATACCTCATCGCAGGACCTTGCAGTGCTGAGACAGAGGAGCAAGTATTGGCCACAGCGGCTCAAATTCATGCTCAGGGGATCATACCCGACCTATTCAGAGCAGGTATTTGGAAACCACGTACCAGACCTGGAAGTTTTGAAGGCATTGGCCGTCCGGGTCTTTCCTGGCTCAAAAAAGTCAAAGAAGAATATGGCTGGAAGACTGCCACAGAAGTAGCCAATACGCAGCATGTGTTTGATGCCCTCAAAGCAGGAGTCGATGTACTGTGGGTAGGTGCTCGTACCACTGTCAATCCTTTTTCAGTTCAGGAGATTGCTGATGCCCTGGTGGGAGTAGATATCCCTGTCCTGATTAAAAATCCGATCAACCCTGATATGTCCTTATGGATCGGAGCTTTGGAACGCCTGAAAAAAGCAGGAATCACCCGGTTAGGTGTCATCCATCGAGGGTTTTCAGCTTTTGGCAAATCGATCTATCGAAACACTCCGCGCTGGGAGATCCCTATAGAATTGATCAGGCAATATCCTGACCTTTTCATTATCTGTGATGCCAGCCATATCTGTGGCAACAGACCGGGTCTGTGGGAAGTAGCTCAAAAAGCGCTCGACCTCAATTATGATGGGCTGATGATAGAGACCCATTGCAATCCTGATGTTGCCTGGAGTGATGCTGCCCAACAAGTCACTGGCGAAGGCCTCAAAAACATTCTGGGTCGACTAGTAGTGCGCGACGAACAATCTACCGATCCAAAGTTTTTGGACAATATCGAAGATATCCGTCATCAGATAGATGTGGTCGATGCAGAATTGCTCAATATGCTTGGCGAAAGAATGAAACTGGCTGACAAAATTGGTATGTTTAAAAAACTCAATAATATCAGTATTCTTCAATCTGGCCGATGGAATGAAATCATCGAAAAGACCCAGGACCAAGGAAAAAAATTAGGCCTTGGCGAAGAGTTCATCAGCAAAATCCTTAGTGCTATTCACGAAGAGTCGATAGACCATCAGGAGAGAGTGATGAATGAGTCATAG
- a CDS encoding RNA methyltransferase, producing MLKAGFDKIYTIYVSEEILNEHINLLTKVKDKLVLIGTKDFEQISNLESIPDIILIGHISAKPSPDPSLLHSGIHLYLDQIQDPGNMGTILRTAEWFNVKSIGISEGCADIYHPKVIQSSMGSFIRVHTWYGELSMPNLIPGIPIIGADLSGTSLYTVKLPAHGVLVIGNEGQGISAPIRALITSSIKIPAYSTNIESLNAANATAIVLSEWRRQLRG from the coding sequence ATGTTGAAGGCAGGTTTTGACAAAATCTATACGATCTATGTGTCCGAGGAAATTTTAAACGAACATATTAATTTACTTACAAAGGTAAAAGATAAGTTAGTCCTGATAGGAACAAAAGATTTTGAGCAGATTTCTAACCTGGAATCTATCCCGGATATCATACTCATAGGTCATATTTCGGCTAAACCATCACCAGATCCCAGTTTGCTTCATTCAGGAATTCATCTATACCTCGACCAGATACAAGACCCAGGCAATATGGGCACTATCCTCCGTACTGCAGAATGGTTTAATGTCAAGTCAATAGGCATCAGTGAAGGATGTGCCGATATCTACCATCCAAAAGTCATTCAGTCCTCCATGGGAAGCTTTATCCGGGTCCATACCTGGTATGGCGAACTTTCAATGCCAAACTTGATACCTGGCATTCCAATCATTGGGGCTGATTTGAGTGGCACCTCATTATATACGGTTAAGCTGCCCGCTCATGGTGTCCTGGTCATTGGCAATGAAGGGCAGGGCATTTCAGCTCCAATCAGAGCCCTGATCACCAGTAGTATCAAAATACCTGCATATTCAACAAATATAGAATCGCTCAATGCGGCCAATGCGACGGCAATTGTCCTTTCAGAATGGCGTCGACAATTAAGGGGCTGA
- a CDS encoding BamA/TamA family outer membrane protein — MSSTVFLPSAIKKLYLFRYFLWLSERINFALLWEIIKGKNNYIKQINQYIPLAAILLFLVLSSGCAINKFIPDDKVLLINNQVKLKKSELTRRQLDRDRIKYVVPKPRYGLGKGYLNVYFKHSDPQDTSWWDRFVLKKLSEKPMWYTPEGAEQTKEDLIKHLNASGYYQGEVTYKVKQNDKKASVVYTVAPGVPLRVSSIEYISDNAIIQHILDSIQSELSLAVGNALDEQVLIPDQAKIIQALQDAGYYQISKSSFDYYYSDSTHQSIDLKCTVSPLEGQNDFKQYHISQINVYSYDRLTDPAAQFDTVINNIHYASGSRNPILKPAIFEKYIDIRQGELFNLSALQRTRNTFQNLGIYRSVSIIPEVTASDSLAINLYMPAVKKKYVQVDLETSYVTNKTQVGGNKLLDLRLALQYRHRNLFKGGEQFTASVIPNIGFQLVEGQLLIPRGLNTQLSLALPRFLEIGFVRMARQARLISDKLYSDIKNGSRTRINVANVYDLFFNSFEGITEPSVQRESKISFGYEFTKDNRIFYRFNPVGFDYLNYDLSAGFLKVAPEFLKKSFEDRLLAGLVLKEITMDINNQYANQNFSRVLLSFESSGIETGLVSIFTKNPVLPKVSRFGRLDIDGRFTWRLSGTDQFGFRLATGIALPFGSSDNSIPFIRQFYVGGPNSIRGWAIREIGPGIVKNDIQNNRFSFYQTGNFKLEFGSEYRFDIFSVLKGAFLFDGGNVWLLKKDPLLEGGELSSKFLSQVYLSSGAGIRLDFGYFLIRFDAGLKLRTPYLQENGTHTPTFRKLNDLQFNLSLGLPF; from the coding sequence ATGTCCAGTACCGTTTTTCTTCCTTCAGCTATAAAAAAATTGTATTTGTTTCGATACTTTTTGTGGCTGAGCGAACGTATTAATTTTGCATTACTTTGGGAAATCATTAAAGGTAAAAATAACTATATCAAACAGATAAACCAATATATACCACTTGCTGCCATCCTCTTGTTTCTCGTACTTTCATCAGGCTGTGCTATCAATAAATTTATACCGGATGATAAAGTCTTATTGATCAATAACCAGGTCAAGCTCAAAAAATCAGAGCTCACCCGGCGCCAGCTTGATCGAGACCGGATTAAATATGTGGTACCCAAACCCAGATATGGTCTAGGTAAAGGGTATTTAAATGTTTATTTTAAACACTCCGATCCGCAGGATACCTCTTGGTGGGATCGATTTGTACTCAAAAAACTTTCCGAAAAACCGATGTGGTATACTCCCGAAGGGGCTGAGCAAACCAAAGAAGATCTGATAAAACATCTCAATGCTTCGGGTTATTACCAAGGGGAAGTAACCTACAAAGTAAAGCAAAATGACAAAAAAGCTAGTGTCGTTTATACAGTAGCTCCTGGTGTACCACTGAGGGTTAGCAGTATTGAATATATTTCAGACAATGCCATCATACAACATATCCTTGATTCTATCCAATCTGAACTCAGTTTGGCCGTAGGTAATGCCCTTGACGAGCAGGTGCTTATCCCCGATCAGGCAAAAATCATTCAGGCCCTTCAAGACGCAGGTTATTACCAAATCAGCAAATCCAGTTTTGACTACTATTATTCCGACTCGACTCATCAATCTATCGACCTTAAATGCACTGTGTCACCTTTAGAAGGACAGAACGATTTTAAACAATACCATATCTCACAGATCAATGTATATTCATATGATCGTCTGACCGATCCAGCCGCCCAATTTGATACGGTGATAAATAATATTCACTATGCTTCTGGCAGCAGAAACCCCATACTGAAGCCTGCTATTTTTGAGAAATACATAGATATCCGGCAAGGAGAATTATTTAATCTCAGCGCATTGCAACGTACCCGCAACACTTTTCAGAATCTCGGTATATATAGAAGTGTCAGCATTATTCCTGAAGTGACTGCCTCAGACAGCCTGGCGATCAATCTATACATGCCGGCTGTCAAAAAAAAATACGTGCAGGTCGATCTGGAGACCAGCTATGTCACTAACAAAACCCAAGTGGGGGGTAACAAGCTCCTGGATCTCAGACTGGCATTGCAATATAGACATAGAAACCTCTTCAAAGGTGGAGAGCAATTTACAGCCTCTGTGATTCCTAATATTGGATTCCAGTTGGTCGAAGGGCAACTGCTGATACCAAGAGGACTCAATACACAGCTGAGCCTGGCTTTGCCTCGTTTTTTGGAAATTGGGTTTGTAAGGATGGCACGACAAGCCAGATTAATCTCAGATAAATTATATTCAGATATAAAAAATGGTTCTCGTACACGCATCAATGTCGCTAATGTCTATGACTTGTTTTTTAATTCATTTGAGGGGATTACTGAACCTTCTGTCCAGCGGGAATCCAAGATTAGTTTTGGTTATGAATTTACCAAAGACAACAGGATATTTTACCGCTTTAATCCTGTAGGCTTTGATTATCTCAATTATGATCTGTCAGCAGGATTTCTTAAGGTAGCCCCTGAATTTCTCAAAAAAAGTTTTGAAGACAGGCTCCTCGCAGGATTGGTGCTCAAAGAGATCACCATGGACATTAATAATCAGTATGCCAATCAAAATTTTTCAAGAGTATTACTCAGTTTTGAGTCCTCCGGCATAGAGACCGGATTGGTCAGTATATTTACTAAAAATCCAGTGTTACCCAAAGTCTCCAGGTTTGGTAGATTGGACATCGATGGCCGATTTACTTGGAGATTGTCTGGCACAGATCAATTTGGCTTTCGTCTTGCCACGGGTATAGCCCTACCCTTTGGATCCTCAGACAACAGTATACCTTTTATCAGGCAGTTTTATGTTGGTGGCCCCAACAGTATCCGGGGCTGGGCTATTCGGGAAATTGGTCCAGGTATCGTCAAAAATGATATCCAAAATAATCGTTTTAGTTTTTACCAAACCGGCAATTTTAAGCTCGAATTCGGTTCTGAGTATAGATTTGATATCTTTTCCGTTTTAAAAGGGGCATTTTTATTTGATGGAGGCAATGTTTGGTTATTGAAAAAAGATCCTTTGCTCGAAGGTGGTGAGCTGTCATCCAAATTTCTTTCTCAAGTGTATCTGAGTTCAGGAGCCGGTATTCGTTTGGATTTTGGTTATTTTTTGATCCGGTTTGATGCTGGTTTAAAATTGCGCACGCCTTACCTTCAGGAAAATGGCACCCACACCCCTACTTTCAGAAAACTCAACGACCTGCAGTTTAATCTTTCTTTGGGCTTGCCTTTCTAA